ccctctttttcaagactcaaatttgaaaaaagacttttttttaacaccaaatgaaatatttatacagaaaataattacagtacatctgaaacaaatgattataacaatatttttttttttctgtattgcaccaatcaccacaacaaattccttgtgtgtgttgacaaacttggcaataaaccccctttctgattctgattctgatttgagagaaaaagcatgttattttgcctcattcaaatcatgatcttgaagtttgcatcataacttcttcgacccacttttctccagattgttgctacgtttctccattttctgttatctcttctgttattttcttctcttttctttcttaccactattttttatttgtcttcttcatgctactgctatttttatttttattcttggtgacaggggttggctttggcctggggagttaagttcagcattcgctttaaagatacctggcgccatctagtgttgtgaatgggtataacgtctagaccccgaatgtaagacgacccccactttttcagtctgatttcaatgcaaaaaaccccgtcttatattcgggccaatatgGTAAATCAATATTGAATTGAAATCGAAACCTAAAGAATCTAAATGGAATCGTGAGGTTCTTaacaatccccagccctagtcatgACGGTGGGAAGCACCAGCCGCCCGTCTCACCCCCCGTCTCTTTGTCCTCCACCAGGATCTCCAGCTTCAGCAGCCTCCAGGGAACGTCGGGGTCGTCTCCCATCACCGTCAGCGTGGCCTCGAACTCGCCCTCCACACGGAACTTCACACGGCCGTTGGCTGCAGGTGAACACGCAGACACCTTAGAACAAAACCCTGTGACATGTTTAACCCCTAAAAGAGGCTTGGGCCCAGCACTCACCGACGGTGAGGTTAGCCAGCTGCGGCGGCAGGTCCGTGGTGACCAGGCGGTGCCGGAGGATCTGGTTGAGCTGGCTCAGCGTCGCCTGCTTCTCCGCCTTAGTGATGGGGTCTGGAGGAATGATCTTATcctgcaaacacacaaacatccgGACTGACGTGTAGACACGTTTAACCTCCATCACCGTCTCCTACAGGTCCCTTATAGAGGGAACGTTcatgagtgacagaaagactgagtggcagaaagactgagtgtcagcgtaaactttcagtttgagcaactctaAAACATCTAAATTggtaaagagctgttgtgcgatcgactgtactcatagatttagcaagaaatcagagttatcgttttacagaccgactaaaaataagtttaagagagacaaatggatcgctgcaattcacagaaacaactggattccagacaccgaaacgtggatttgtggttcccattttgtatcaggtaatgttggatttttgggtagctaacgttaaacagtCCAATCATAAAGTtccgtgtcctcatcactttaatttctacaacaaatcctgccttgaagtcggaccaagcgtcaagacttttgtattttcaagctttgcttcgtgtatttccccggcgtagaaattaactaCATTACCActagttcttggtaactgtagcaaatattaatgtccatggaccactggttcttggtaactgtaccaaatattaatgtccatggaccactggttcttggtaactgtaccaaatattaatgtccatggaccactggttcttggggtaactgtaccaaatattaatgtccatggaccactggttcttggggtaactgtaccaaatattaatgtccatggaccactggttcttggtaactgtaccaaatattaatgtccatggaccactggttcttggtaactgtaccaaatattaatgtccatggaccactggttcttggtaactgtaccaaatattaatgtccatgttccactggttcttggtaactgtaccaaatattaatgtccatggaccactggttcttggtaactgtaccaaatattaatgtccatggaccactggttcttggtaactgtaccaaatattaatgtccatggaccactagttcttggtaactgtaccaaatattaatgtccatggaccactggtttttggtaactgtaccaaatattaatgtccatggaccactagttcttggtaactgtaccaaatattaatgtccatggaccactggttcttggtaactgtaccaaatattaatgtccatggaccactggttcttggggtaactgtaccaaatattaatgtccatggaccactggttcttggtaactgtaccaaatattaatgtccatggaccactggttcttggggtaactgtaccaaatattaatgtccatggaccactggttcttggtaactgtaccaaatattaatgtccatggaccactggttcttggtaactgtaccaaatattaatgtccatggaccactggttcttggtaactgtaccaaatattaatgtctatggaccgctggttcttggggtaactgtaccaaatattaatgtccatggaccactggttcttggtaactgtaccaaatattaatgtccatggaccactggttcttggggtaactgtaccaaatattaatgtccatggaccactggttcttggtaactgtaccaaatattaatgtccatggaccactggttcttggtaactgtaccaaatattaatgtccatggaccactggttcttggtaactgtaccaatgcagaccctctagtGGCCAGTGGGGGGTGGGGACTCACTCGTATGCAGGTGGGCAGGCGGGGGTACGACCCCGTGGTCAGCACGTCGATGGCGAAGGGGATGGCGAAGCTGGGCAGGCGAGCGTGGACCAGCGCGTCCCGGGCCAGCGACGCCAGCCGGTCGGCCGTGTCCACAAACAGGATGGTCTGCTGGTCCAGGAAGCTGGAGATCATCTGTTACCATGGAGACGGGACAGAGCACAAGGTTGGACACGAGGAAACTGGCAGTGGAACAGATACAGTCGTGTGAAACACATCCTCTCTCAGTTCTAAGGTTTTACATGTCAGGACAGGACTTAGACATGTTAGTTAGTCTTAGTTAAACAGGGAAAACCCCAGATGTTCAACCACGGacagtttaaaagaggactaaaaaccttttttagcaaagcattttatcactaaacaatgctcttttttttcccctagttgctgtttttaattgttttattctcttttcttccatgtcttgactttttatcccttttatctcttatcttgattttattatttatgtttcaCTGAGATTTTCAGTAAtataaagtgcattataaataaaaatgtattattatttattattattaggggggtattgccaaggacctcacgatacgatattgcaatatccaaattttgcgatatatggcgatgttatacatagtttgctgaaaactgtaaaaggcgtgatgcatcttaaaatccaagttgcacatacatcagaatataataaTGTTATTCAAATGACCCAGGCCGTTTTATTGCAGATgtggaaatgatggtatttttccaaaacgtagagggggaaatatccttttttgtaaatagccggctacgtggaaacgtggccttaattcccatggaaacagTAAGGATGTACTTGCTACTGCATTTTGTCATAATTTTCCTAATAATTCTAAAGTTGTCCATCATCCGGTGTTATGAGCAGGTTGTGTGCCAGGACGTACCGCGCACTTCTCCACCTTGCCGGCGTTGCTGGCCCACTTCACCAGGGCCAGCAGGCGGACGAACAGCTGCCGCGTGCGGCTCGCAAACTGGACTATCTCGATTTTCCTGGAGTTTCAAGGAGAGCAGAAACATTTGAAGAGTTTTATTTGTACATAAGTGTGTGATGAGTGGACAGAGTCAGATGATTCATTTAACAGACACGTACCTCTCCATGTCCGTTTTTCTGGGTAACCTGCAATGAAACAAAGCAAAGCATCAGCGCTCATGTGGATCCAGTTTTAGTGCAAATGAAAGTTTTAATGTTTGAATCAACCAGTTTACGTCTCTGTGGACATCAGTCGTTATCGCCtcataaaaacatgcttttcaaTCACTAACTAGCAGTTCCACCATCACTTCTACTTTACAGTACTTTCCTCGACACAACTCATACAACTAGGTGGTTAACTGGTCGTGCTGGTGTAATAATACTAGTTATTACTAGTTATTACTGGTGACTCACAGCTCGGCCAGCAGCGTAATCTCgtggtaataatagtaatactaCAGTTTAATAATACTAGTTATTACTAGTTATTACTAGTCACTCACAGCTCGGCCAGCAGCGTGATCTTgtggtaataatagtaataatacagTTTAATAACTTATTAAATAGTTACAGCTCGGCCAGCTGCGTGATCTTGTGGTAATAATAGTTTAATTATAGTTATTTTATTAACTTACAGCAGCGTGATCTCgtggtaataatagtaataatagtttaataataataataattatattaacTCACAGCTCGGCCAGCAGCGTGATCTCgtggtaataatagtaataatactagttaatattaattattttattaactTACAGCTCTGCTAACAGGGTGATCtcgtggtaataataataattagtgatgcaccgattgttcggtaaccaaaattgttcggccgaaaatggcaaaaaaacactttcggtgttcggtggaataagtgggaaaaaaaccgaacaattaataacggcgttgtaaaataaggaaatagactggccgctccgtaactgttgcaccacaaacataaatcgttggccaaccaaaaactaaccacataagaattttaccaacattcaccagcaggtggaaccaaaacaacataaatcaatctattacaggtttagatgaggaaatcaaacgttagagcgtggagtgaagtggtgcaaacatgtcagcagtgtggaagtattttagagtgttagaataaaacaagaatggctgtttgcaatgaatgttctgctcaaatatctagaggggaaacatctgcaaagtctttcagctacaagtttgatttatcatttgaaatgataaaaaaccctgagcgctttaatgcatttttattgtattaaggcctatgttacaatgttcagtcagttaagcctaacgtaagctcaaagatggccaaaaaatttattttgctaatttatttattttaagatattgttctttgctggtataatgtctgctggaatatttaaaaaatgctgggaaattaaaaaatgttcagttttttatgttcaacaaatgttttctaacttaataataattttcgtaattttgtaaaagatttttttcttttaaaagcatgcctaaatcaaatttatttgatttatgcaatggtgaaaaaattggcaaaataaatgaaaaactgcgaagaaccatgttcggaattgttcggtattcggccaagtgtttattattattttcggtttcggtttcggccacaaattttcatttcgtgcatcactaataataataatagtaataatagtttTATTAACTCACAGTTCCGCTAACAGCGTGTTCTCGTGGTAATAATAGTTTaattttagttattattttacTCACAGCTCCGCCAGCAGCGTGATCTCgtggtaataatagtaataataataataattatattaacTCACAGTTCTGCTAACAGCGTGATCTCGTGGTAATAAtagtttattaataataataataataataataataataataataataataatagtaataattaataataatagttctTACAGTTCTGCTAACAGCGTGATCTCGTggtaataacagtaataataattattattttaataactTACAGCTCCGCCAGCAGCGTGATCTCGTGGTAATAAtagtttaataataatattaataataatagttctTACagttatagtaataataataatttgaataACTTACAGCTCCGCTAACAGCGTGATCTCGtggtaatagtaataatagtaataataataataataattcttacAGTTCTGCTAACAGCGTGATCTCGTGgttataatagtaataatattaataataattatattaacTCACAGCTCCGCTAACAGCGTGATCTCGTggtaataacagtaataatattaataattattattattataataacttACAGCTCCGCTAGCAGCGTGATCTCgtggtaataatagtaataataattacaataacTTACAGTTCTGCCAGCAGCGTGATCTCgtggtaataatagtaataataattataataacttacAGCTCCGCTAACAGCGTGATCtcgtggtaataataataataataacttacaGTTCTGCCAGCAGCGTGATCTCgtggtaataatagtaataataataatagttttaTTAACTTACAGCTCCGCTAACAGCGTGATCTTgtggtaataatagtaataataataataataataataattaataacttACAGCTCCGCTAGCAGCGTGATCTCgtggtaataataatagtaataataataataataataattaataacttACAGTTCTGCTAACAGCGTGATCtcgcagtaataatagtaaaataatagtaattaaTAACTTACAGTTCTGCTAACAGCCTGATCTcgtggaaataataataataattattattattattaacttaCAGCTCCGCCAGCAGTGTTATCTCgtggtaataatagtaatagtttaataataatagtttaataataataataataataataattcttacAGTTCTGCTAACAGTGTTATCTCgtggtaataatagtaataatagtttaattatagttattttacttacaGTTCTGCTAACAGTGTTATCTCgtggtaataatagtaataataataataataataataataataataataaaaatagttcTTACAGCTCTGCCAGCAGCGTGATCTCGTGGTANNNNNNNNNNNNNNNNNNNNNNNNNNNNNNNNNNNNNNNNNNNNNNNNNNNNNNNNNNNNNNNNNNNNNNNNNNNNNNNNNNNNNNNNNNNNNNNNNNNNNNNNNNNNNNNNNNNNNNNNNNNNNNNNNNNNNNNNNNNNNNNNNNNNNNNNNNNNNNNNNNNNNNNNNNNNNNNNNNNNNNNNNNNNNNNNNNNNNNNNNNNNNNNNNNNNNNNNNNNNNNNNNNNNNNNNNNNNNNNNNNNNNNNNNNNNNNNNNNNNNNNNNNNNNNNNNNNNNNNNNNNNNNNNNNNNNNNNNNNNNNNNNNNNNNNNNNNNNNNNNNNNNNNNNNNNNNNNNNNNNNNNNNNNNNNNNNNNNNNNNNNNNNNNNNNNNNNNNNNNNNNNNNNNNNNNNNNNNNNNNNNNNNNNNNNNNNNNNNNNNNNNNNNNNNNNNNNNNNNNNNNNNNNNNNNNNNNNNNNNNNNNNNNNNNNNNNNNNNNNNNNNNNNNNNNNNNNNNNNNcagagcatcttaggaagggattagatggtgttgcgatggcttccagtgcaactgtgagaaatcttggtgttgttttcgatcaggatttgtcgtttaaaccatatgtcaatcaggtttgtaaaatagcctttttccatctccgtaatattgcaaagattaggaaaatcctctcacagagtgatgcagaaaaactagttcatgcgtttgtatcttctagactagattactgtaatgtgttgttagcaggatgtccaagtcatttgctgaata
This DNA window, taken from Cololabis saira isolate AMF1-May2022 chromosome 6, fColSai1.1, whole genome shotgun sequence, encodes the following:
- the LOC133445661 gene encoding mediator of RNA polymerase II transcription subunit 14-like, producing the protein MERKIEIVQFASRTRQLFVRLLALVKWASNAGKVEKCAMISSFLDQQTILFVDTADRLASLARDALVHARLPSFAIPFAIDVLTTGSYPRLPTCIRDKIIPPDPITKAEKQATLSQLNQILRHRLVTTDLPPQLANLTVANGRVKFRVEGEFEATLTVMGDDPDVPWRLLKLEILVEDKETGDGRALVHSLQVNFIHELVQARLCADEKPLQDMYNCLHSFCLSLQLEVLHSQTLMLIRERWGDLVTEERYLPAKFLTLSVWK